One window from the genome of Paraconexibacter algicola encodes:
- a CDS encoding nuclear transport factor 2 family protein, which yields MARRAAVVRELFRLLEEDGIDAVISATPDDVVWTPLGGGGQQFVGAEIRDYFAAQAAAGSAQTHRLYELEVHGEAIVARGAVHLHAPEAHQAFQPTWVYEFEGERLRRATGYPTYRDALAALEGRPR from the coding sequence GTGGCCCGGCGGGCCGCCGTCGTCCGGGAGCTGTTCCGGCTGCTCGAGGAGGACGGCATCGACGCGGTCATCAGCGCGACGCCCGACGACGTCGTCTGGACGCCACTGGGAGGTGGTGGACAGCAGTTCGTCGGAGCGGAGATCCGCGACTACTTCGCCGCCCAGGCGGCGGCCGGGTCCGCGCAGACGCACAGGCTGTACGAGCTCGAGGTCCACGGCGAGGCGATCGTCGCCCGCGGGGCCGTCCACCTGCACGCTCCCGAGGCGCACCAGGCGTTCCAGCCGACCTGGGTCTACGAGTTCGAGGGCGAGCGACTGCGGCGTGCGACCGGCTATCCGACCTACCGCGACGCGCTCGCCGCCCTCGAGGGACGTCCGCGATGA
- a CDS encoding STAS domain-containing protein, translating into MGQRDTGAHTFDVTVGRRRATIRFDRDLDLSCVAAADGAVDEALAASTPSVVVDLTGARFLDSTGVSVLLRVAQATRARGGRTVVAAEAPGILRVLAMLGLDDELPVRADVAAAERLADG; encoded by the coding sequence ATGGGCCAGCGCGACACGGGCGCGCACACGTTCGACGTCACCGTCGGACGCCGACGCGCCACCATCCGATTCGATCGCGATCTCGACCTGTCCTGCGTCGCGGCCGCCGATGGCGCCGTGGACGAGGCGTTGGCGGCGTCGACTCCGTCCGTCGTCGTCGACCTGACCGGCGCACGGTTCCTCGACTCGACCGGCGTGTCCGTCCTCCTGCGCGTCGCTCAGGCGACGCGGGCCCGGGGCGGCCGGACGGTCGTGGCGGCGGAGGCACCCGGGATCCTGCGGGTCCTCGCGATGCTCGGGCTCGACGACGAGCTTCCCGTCCGCGCGGACGTCGCGGCGGCCGAGCGACTCGCGGACGGCTGA
- a CDS encoding SDR family NAD(P)-dependent oxidoreductase, translated as MATTPTRPLALVTGASSGIGRELALLLAAEGYDLVITAEDDALDDARAEVEAAGAGTVEAPRLDLTRDEDVDLLVRHVRETGRGLDIAALNAGAGAGGAFATGTDLADELRIVDLNVRSTVHLAKHVTRDMVRRDHGRILFTSSIAATMPGSYQAVYNASKSFVQSFALALRDELRETAVTVTALMPGPTDTEFFARADMLDTQVGAGEKADAATVAADGYAALMDGDERVVSGDLSTRAQALASRVLPDRVKAAMHRRQAEPGSADRDER; from the coding sequence ATGGCCACCACCCCCACCCGTCCTCTCGCGCTCGTCACCGGCGCCTCCTCCGGCATCGGCCGCGAGCTCGCGCTCCTGCTCGCCGCCGAGGGCTACGACCTCGTCATCACCGCCGAGGACGACGCGCTCGACGACGCCCGCGCCGAGGTCGAGGCCGCCGGGGCCGGGACCGTCGAGGCACCCCGACTGGACCTCACCCGCGACGAGGACGTCGACCTGCTCGTGCGGCATGTGCGGGAGACGGGGCGCGGCCTGGACATCGCCGCCCTCAACGCGGGCGCGGGCGCCGGAGGCGCGTTCGCCACCGGCACGGACCTCGCCGACGAGCTGCGCATCGTCGATCTGAACGTCCGCTCGACCGTCCACCTCGCCAAGCACGTCACCCGGGACATGGTCCGGCGCGACCACGGGCGGATCCTCTTCACCTCGTCGATCGCCGCGACGATGCCCGGCAGCTACCAGGCCGTCTACAACGCCTCGAAGTCGTTCGTCCAGTCCTTCGCGCTCGCCCTGCGCGACGAGCTCCGCGAAACCGCGGTCACCGTCACCGCGCTGATGCCCGGGCCCACGGACACCGAGTTCTTCGCCCGGGCCGACATGCTCGACACGCAGGTCGGGGCGGGGGAGAAGGCGGACGCCGCCACCGTCGCCGCCGACGGCTACGCCGCGCTCATGGACGGGGACGAGCGGGTCGTCTCCGGGGATCTCTCCACCAGGGCGCAGGCACTCGCGTCCCGTGTCCTCCCGGACCGCGTCAAGGCCGCCATGCACCGTCGGCAGGCCGAGCCCGGCTCGGCCGACCGGGACGAGCGGTGA
- a CDS encoding glycosyltransferase has product MTTSPQRPVPLRVASVPATHVYVRHLDAPDEPPLVRRLPERATGPGPVPWYPPQMLLPQWVREHRAAFDVFHVHFGFDGRSPAELAELGRTLAELAVPLVLTVHDLRNPHHDDRALHDAQLDALVRAAAAIVTLTPGAAAELRRRWGRTALVLPHPHVVPLDRPRRARRPGAGRVVGLHAKSVRPNMAVLRVATAAAATIARVPGVRLRIDLHDEVVEPGTAAFRPDVTEGLRALRDTYDCVDLVEHPYFDDEELWDYLERLDVSLLPYAWGTHSGWLEACADLGTAVVAPSCGYYAQQRPCAVYGHDDDGLDVASLDDALRRAIADGPPRPADRVARARQRRALARAHHELYHAVLGGTLGAAPARVAAAPAG; this is encoded by the coding sequence GTGACGACGTCGCCGCAGCGCCCGGTGCCCCTGCGCGTCGCCTCGGTCCCGGCCACCCACGTGTACGTGCGGCACCTCGACGCCCCGGACGAGCCGCCGCTCGTGCGACGCCTGCCCGAGCGGGCGACCGGCCCCGGTCCCGTCCCGTGGTACCCGCCGCAGATGCTCCTGCCGCAATGGGTCCGCGAACACCGGGCGGCCTTCGACGTCTTCCACGTCCACTTCGGCTTCGACGGCCGCAGTCCCGCCGAGCTGGCCGAGCTCGGGCGGACGCTCGCCGAGCTCGCCGTCCCGCTCGTGCTGACCGTGCACGACCTGCGCAACCCGCACCACGACGACCGGGCGCTGCACGACGCCCAGCTCGATGCGCTCGTCCGGGCCGCGGCCGCGATCGTGACGCTGACCCCCGGGGCGGCCGCCGAGCTCCGGCGCCGCTGGGGCCGGACCGCCCTCGTGCTGCCGCACCCGCACGTGGTGCCGCTGGACCGACCCCGACGCGCCCGGCGGCCCGGCGCGGGACGCGTCGTGGGCCTCCACGCCAAGAGCGTCCGGCCGAACATGGCCGTCCTGCGCGTGGCGACCGCGGCCGCGGCGACGATCGCTCGCGTGCCCGGCGTGCGTCTGCGGATCGACCTGCACGACGAGGTCGTCGAGCCCGGCACCGCCGCGTTCCGGCCGGACGTCACCGAGGGGCTGCGCGCCTTGCGCGACACCTACGACTGCGTCGACCTCGTGGAGCACCCGTACTTCGACGACGAGGAGCTGTGGGACTATCTCGAGCGGCTCGACGTCTCGCTGCTCCCGTACGCGTGGGGCACGCACAGCGGCTGGCTCGAGGCGTGCGCGGACCTGGGCACCGCGGTCGTCGCCCCCTCGTGCGGGTACTACGCGCAGCAACGACCGTGCGCGGTCTACGGCCACGACGACGACGGCCTCGACGTCGCATCGCTCGACGATGCGCTGCGGCGGGCGATCGCCGACGGCCCGCCGAGACCGGCGGACCGCGTGGCGCGTGCCCGCCAGCGCCGAGCCCTCGCCCGCGCGCACCACGAGCTGTACCACGCCGTGCTCGGTGGCACGCTCGGGGCCGCACCGGCGCGCGTCGCGGCGGCGCCCGCCGGGTAG
- a CDS encoding TspO/MBR family protein gives MSTAPVTAPLRARPAGPTVVVGWALALVAVSLAGGLASDTGSSWYEGLDLPPFQPPGPVFGIVWTVLYVLIAVAGITATRATAGTAAFRPVHLLFAVNLVLNVAWSWIFFQGHAPVLAGIEVVVLLATTVTLAVRLRGPAPRSAVLLVPYALWVSFATVLTWTIALTN, from the coding sequence ATGTCGACCGCTCCCGTGACCGCGCCCCTGCGTGCCCGGCCCGCCGGACCGACCGTCGTCGTCGGGTGGGCCCTTGCGCTCGTCGCCGTGTCCCTCGCCGGCGGGCTCGCCTCCGACACCGGATCGTCCTGGTACGAGGGGCTGGACCTGCCACCGTTCCAGCCGCCGGGTCCCGTCTTCGGGATCGTGTGGACGGTCCTCTACGTGCTGATCGCCGTCGCCGGGATCACCGCGACCCGCGCGACCGCGGGCACCGCGGCGTTCCGGCCCGTGCACCTGCTGTTCGCGGTGAACCTCGTGCTGAACGTCGCCTGGAGCTGGATCTTCTTCCAGGGCCACGCGCCGGTCCTCGCGGGCATCGAGGTGGTCGTGCTGCTGGCGACGACCGTCACGCTCGCCGTGCGTCTGCGCGGGCCGGCCCCGCGCTCAGCAGTGCTGCTCGTGCCCTACGCCCTCTGGGTGTCGTTCGCGACCGTCCTGACGTGGACGATCGCGCTCACGAACTGA